The Mycolicibacterium parafortuitum nucleotide sequence AGATGGTGGTGCTGGCGGCACTGCGGGCCCGACTGAAGGGCTGGGTGCCCAGCGGCAAGTACTCGCTCGGCACGTGGGGTGTGCCCGTCAACATCGCCGCGCTGGTGTACGGCGTGATCGCGATGATCAACATGGCCTGGCCCCGCACGCCGGACGCCCCGTGGTACGACAATTGGATCGTGCCGCTGTCGGCTGCCGTGGTGATCGGAATCGGATTGATATACATGACGATCCACCCGCTGCACGACAAGAGCACGGCACCCTACGCCGATGCCATCCCCGCCGAGAAGTAGTAAGGACGCTCCGTGAGCCCCACGCAACCGCCGTACGCGACCGTCGACCCCGCCACCGGCCAGGTACTGAAGACGTTCGACACCGCGACCGACGACCAGATCGCCGCGGCCGTCGCGAAGGCCGACGATGCCTACCGGTCCTGGCGGGATCGACCGCTCAAAGACAGGGCCGAGGTCGTCCGTAACGTCGGTGAGCTGTTCCGTAAACGCGCAACGGATCTCGGGGAGCTGACCCGCACCGAGATGGGCAAGAAGCTCGACGAGGGCACCGGCGAGGTCGAGTTCTCGGCATCGATCTTCGAGTTCTACGCAGAACAGGCCGAGGCGCTGCTCGCCGATCAGCGGATCCCGTCCTTCTCCGGCGGGACCGCGGTGGTGCAGCGCCGCCCGGTCGGCGTGCTGCTCGGGGTGATGCCGTGGAACTTCCCGACGTATCAGGTGGCCCGCTTCGCGGCGCCGAATATCGTTCTCGGCAACACGATTCTGCTCAAACACGCCGAGTCGGTGCCGCAGTGCGCGCTCGCGATCGCCGACCTGATGCGTGACGCAGGCGTGCCGGAAGGCGTCTACACCAACCTGTTCGCATCCTTCGACCAGGTCGAGACCATCATCAACGACCCACGGGTGCAGGGGGTTTCGGTGACCGGCTCCGAGCGGGCCGGCGCCACGGTCGCCGCGACGGCCGGCCGCGCGTTGAAGAAGTGCCTGCTCGAGTTGGGCGGCTCCGACCCGTTCATCGTGCTCGACGGGGATGCGAGGGAACTCGCCCGCACGGCATGGGATTTCCGCACCTACAACATGGGGCAGGCCTGCAACTCCAACAAGCGGATGATCGTCGCCGACGATCTCTACGACGACTTCGTCGCCGAACTGGTGACACTGGCGAGCGGTCTCACCGCGGAGGACATCGCGCCGCTGTCGTCGCGGCGTGCGGCCGAGACCCTGGCCGCCCAGGTCTCCGACGCCGTCGACAAGGGCGCGACCCTGCACGTCGGCGGTGACCTCAGCGAGGCTCCGGCGGCGTTCTACACCCCGGCCGTGCTCACCGGCATCACACCGGAGATGCGCGCTTACACCGAGGAACTGTTCGGCCCGGTCGCCGTCGTCTACCGCGTCCGGGACGAGGACGAGGCCGTCGCACTGGCGAACTCGTCGGCCTACGGGCTCGGCGCATCGGTGTTCAGCACCGACACCGCACGCGCCGAGAAGGTGGCCCAGCGGCTCGAGGCCGGCATGGTCAACGTCAACACGCCCGCCGGTGAAGGGCCTGACATCCCGTTCGGCGGGGTGAAGCGCTCCGGCTTCGGCCGCGAGTTGGGCGCGCTCGGAATCGATGAGTTCGTCAACAAGCAGGTCTACTGCGTCGCGGACTGACGCGACCGGCGTCACGGCTGTGACGAAGGCAACGACTCGAAGGGCCTTCACCTGGACTGATGTCGCGTCAGGTCGGCTGCGCCGGTGTAATCTCTGCCCAGGTTCGTCGAGAAGCGGCGTCCGCTGGTGATGGAGGTTCGCTATGCGCACCACACCAGTTGCCTTGCTTTCCGAGGGCATGGCCGCGGATACACCCGACACCGAGTACGTCAATGGGATGGCCCGGCTCCTGCAGGCGGTCCAAGAGCTGTCCCTGGCCCGCAGCCTTCCCGAGATCCAGGAGATCGTCCGCCGATCCGCACGCGAACTGACCGGTTGCGACGGTGCGACGTTCGTCCTGCGCACCGACGATGAGTGCCTCTACCTCGACGAGGACGCCATCACGCCGCTGTGGAAGGGCAGCCGATTCCCGATCGAGGCCTGCATCAGCGGGTGGGCGATGCTCAACCGCAAGGCCGTTGTCGTCCCCGACATCTACGTCGACGACCGCATCCCGCGTGAGGCGTACCGCCCGACGTTCGTCAAGAGCCTGGTCATGGTGCCGATCCGCACGCTGGACCCGGTCGGTGCAATCGGCAACTACTGGGCGCAGCAACGCCAGCCCACGGCGCGGGAGGTGTCGCTGCTGCAGGCCCTGGCCGACGCGACGTCGATCGCGATGGAGAACGTGCGGCTCTACGCGGAGCTCGAAGAGCGGGTGCACGAGCGCACCGCCGCGCTGGAACGAGCCAACGAGGAGATCCGCCAGCTCTCGCTGACCGACGATCTGACCGGGCTCCACAATCGCCGGGGGTTCCACGTTCTCGCCAACGCGGCGCTGCTCACCGCGCGCACCCACGGCCACCACTGCGTGCTGGCATTCCTGGATGTCGACGGTCTCAAGAAGGTCAACGACGGTTCCGGGCACGACGCCGGAGACCGCCTCCTCGTCGACGTCGCCCACGTGCTCCGCACGACCACACAGGCCTCCGACATCGTCGCACGACTCGGCGGTGACGAGTTCTGTGTGCTGGTGCCCGAATCCCCGGACAGCGCCGTTGCGCTGAAGGCGCGCCTGAGGGATGTGTTCGGGCGGTTCAACGGCGAGGGCGCACGGCCGTATCAGGTGGCGGCGAGCATCGGTGCACTCGACATCCCGCCCACCGACATCCGCCCGCTGGACGCACTCATCGCGTGCGCAGACGAACTCATGTACACCGACAAGAAGACCAAGGCCGCGACCGAGATCGCCTGACCGGGATGCTCCCTCCCGCCGTCACCGCGCCGAGCTCACCGCACCGAGGTCACCGCCCGCTCACCCGGCGTGCCCCACGCAGAACCTCATCGACGAGATCGACTGCCCGCGAAGCGCTCTGCGCAGCACCTTCCATCGTGGTGGGCCAGTCGTTGTGCGTCCAGTCGCCGGCCAGCGCGAGGTTCGGCAACGCGGTGCGGTTGCCCGGCCTGATCGTCGACATCCCCACCCGCGAGGAGAACGTGGCTTTCGGCCACGGGATCACCGTGACATCGAGGACCTTCGCGTCGGCCGCCGCCGGATAACTGGCCCGCAGCGCGGCGACCAGCCGGTCGGCCACCTCCGAGTTCTTGAGCCCCATCAAGTCGTAGGCCGCGCAGGTCGTCAGCGCATACAGGTGGTTGCCGTCGGAGCGCGGCCCATGCATGTGATCCCGGTCGAACACCCAGCCGATATCGCTGTCGAGCAACGACTCCCACGGCGCCACCGTGCCCAGTGGGCGGTCCAGCAGCACGTAGGCGTTCATGATCGGGATCGGTTCGAGCTTCTTGGCCGACAACCGCGCATCCTCCGAATTGGGCACCTCGTCGAGCAACGACCGCAGATTCCACGATGGGACGGCGAGCACCACCGCATCGGCCTCGACGGCCGAACCGTCGCCGAGCGTGACACCGGTCGCGCGCGTCCCGTCGGTCGTCACCGTCACCGCGCGGGTGCGCAGCCGCACATCCACTCCGCGTTCGGCCATCACCCGCCGCGCGCCGGCGAGATAGAGGGTGTCGAGATCGACTGTCGGATAACCGATCCGCACCGCGCCGCTGCCGGACCGTCGGACCCGGTCGGCCCCGGTGCGCAGCAGCGCGGCAAACGCGTGCGCCGAGGCAAGATGCGGAAGCTCGTTGAGCAGACCGATCACCATCGAGTTCAGCAGGATGCGACGCACCTCTGGCGGGAAGCCCACCCGGTCGAACCACTCGTCGACGGTGATGTCGTCGAGGTCGTCGTCGAACCTGATCACGTCGCGCATCAACCGGGCCCAGGCGGGGGTGGCGCGCAACAGGATCGGGATCGACAGACCCCGCACCCGGCCCAGCAGCATGCGTCGCAGATTCCCCGGCCGGATCCCGAACCGCTCGACGTGCCCGCCGGGGTAGCGGACACCGAACTGGTCGGGGAACTCCAGAAGATCGCGGGTGCCAATGGAATCCAGATAGCGCAAGATGCACTCGTACGAGCCCGCCAGCACGTGCTGCCCGTTCTCGACGGCATCGCCGTGCCCGCTGGTCAAGCCGATGGTGCGCCCGCCCAGCGAACCGTTGCTCTCCAGCAGCGTCACCCGGTAGCCGAGTTCGGTCAGCCACACCGTCGACGCCAGCCCGGCCAGACCTGCGCCGACCACCACGACATGCTGTACCGGGGATGCGGTCATGCCGGAATCGTAGAGCGCGCCGCCAACCAGGGCGTTGCGCGCCGCCGCATCCCCAGTTACGTTACTCCTCGTAGCGTATTCACGGCCGGAAGGACAGCCATGCGCACCGTGGTCGTCGACAGCGCGCGCACCATCTCCGTCGTCAACCGTCCCGATCCGTGCCTTCCCGGGCCCGACGGGGCGATAGTCGAGGTCACGGCCACCGCGATCTGCGGATCCGACCTGCATTTCCTCGACGGCCACTACCCCATCGGCGAGCCCGTGTCGATCGGCCACGAAGCGGTCGGCATCGTCGCCGAGACAGGTCCGGAGGTCACCCGGTTCAAGAAGGGTGACGCGGTCCTGGTGTCCTCGGTGACCGGCTGCGGGCGCTGCCCGGGATGCGCGACGACGGATCCGATCCGCTGCGTCCACGGCCCGCAGATCTTCGGTTCCGGACTGCTCGGCGGAGCGCAGGCGGAGCTACTCGCGGTGCCCGCGGCCGATTTCCAGCTCCTCGCGATCCCCGACGGTCTGAACACCGAACAGGCGCTGCTGCTGACCGACAACCTCGCCACCGGGTGGGCCGCGGCCAAGCGCGCCGACATTCCGGTCGGCGGCACCGTCGCGGTCCTCGGCGCGGGCGCAGT carries:
- the hpnE gene encoding hydroxysqualene dehydroxylase HpnE, whose protein sequence is MTASPVQHVVVVGAGLAGLASTVWLTELGYRVTLLESNGSLGGRTIGLTSGHGDAVENGQHVLAGSYECILRYLDSIGTRDLLEFPDQFGVRYPGGHVERFGIRPGNLRRMLLGRVRGLSIPILLRATPAWARLMRDVIRFDDDLDDITVDEWFDRVGFPPEVRRILLNSMVIGLLNELPHLASAHAFAALLRTGADRVRRSGSGAVRIGYPTVDLDTLYLAGARRVMAERGVDVRLRTRAVTVTTDGTRATGVTLGDGSAVEADAVVLAVPSWNLRSLLDEVPNSEDARLSAKKLEPIPIMNAYVLLDRPLGTVAPWESLLDSDIGWVFDRDHMHGPRSDGNHLYALTTCAAYDLMGLKNSEVADRLVAALRASYPAAADAKVLDVTVIPWPKATFSSRVGMSTIRPGNRTALPNLALAGDWTHNDWPTTMEGAAQSASRAVDLVDEVLRGARRVSGR
- a CDS encoding sensor domain-containing diguanylate cyclase, with product MRTTPVALLSEGMAADTPDTEYVNGMARLLQAVQELSLARSLPEIQEIVRRSARELTGCDGATFVLRTDDECLYLDEDAITPLWKGSRFPIEACISGWAMLNRKAVVVPDIYVDDRIPREAYRPTFVKSLVMVPIRTLDPVGAIGNYWAQQRQPTAREVSLLQALADATSIAMENVRLYAELEERVHERTAALERANEEIRQLSLTDDLTGLHNRRGFHVLANAALLTARTHGHHCVLAFLDVDGLKKVNDGSGHDAGDRLLVDVAHVLRTTTQASDIVARLGGDEFCVLVPESPDSAVALKARLRDVFGRFNGEGARPYQVAASIGALDIPPTDIRPLDALIACADELMYTDKKTKAATEIA
- a CDS encoding NAD-dependent succinate-semialdehyde dehydrogenase: MSPTQPPYATVDPATGQVLKTFDTATDDQIAAAVAKADDAYRSWRDRPLKDRAEVVRNVGELFRKRATDLGELTRTEMGKKLDEGTGEVEFSASIFEFYAEQAEALLADQRIPSFSGGTAVVQRRPVGVLLGVMPWNFPTYQVARFAAPNIVLGNTILLKHAESVPQCALAIADLMRDAGVPEGVYTNLFASFDQVETIINDPRVQGVSVTGSERAGATVAATAGRALKKCLLELGGSDPFIVLDGDARELARTAWDFRTYNMGQACNSNKRMIVADDLYDDFVAELVTLASGLTAEDIAPLSSRRAAETLAAQVSDAVDKGATLHVGGDLSEAPAAFYTPAVLTGITPEMRAYTEELFGPVAVVYRVRDEDEAVALANSSAYGLGASVFSTDTARAEKVAQRLEAGMVNVNTPAGEGPDIPFGGVKRSGFGRELGALGIDEFVNKQVYCVAD
- a CDS encoding alcohol dehydrogenase catalytic domain-containing protein, with the protein product MRTVVVDSARTISVVNRPDPCLPGPDGAIVEVTATAICGSDLHFLDGHYPIGEPVSIGHEAVGIVAETGPEVTRFKKGDAVLVSSVTGCGRCPGCATTDPIRCVHGPQIFGSGLLGGAQAELLAVPAADFQLLAIPDGLNTEQALLLTDNLATGWAAAKRADIPVGGTVAVLGAGAVGQCAIRSAFVLGAATVFAVDPVAARRDRAAAVGASPLDAPAAQAILEVTGGLGADSVIDAVGTDTSIDDALAGVRTGGTVSVVGVHDLAPYPLPALVCLLRSLTIRMTTAPVQQTWPELIPLLRAGRLDVDGIFTGTMPLDDAAQAYAAAFARSGEHLKVQLLP